From the genome of Bradyrhizobium sp. ORS 278:
GGCTGACCGGCTGGAAAGAGGACTACGGCACCAATTGGATGTGGCGCTGAAACGCGCCATCGCGACGTCTTAAAAGGAGTCAACGTGGGACAGGATATCAAGCTCACCGCATCGGACGGCTTTCAGCTCGGCGCCTATCGCGCCGACCCGTCCTCGGCCTCCAAGGGCGCGCTGGTCGTGATCCAGGAGATTTTCGGCGTCAACCATCATATCCGCAACGTCTGCGACCGCCTCGCGGCCGAAGGATACGTCGCGATCGCGCCCGCGATCTTCGATCGCGTCGAGCCCAACTTCACCTCGGGCTATTCGCCGGATGAAATCGCCGTGGCGCGGAAATTCGTCGCCAACCCGGACTGGCAGGCGTTCCTGCGCGACACCCAGGCCGCGATCGCTGCGGTGAAGGATGCAGGCCCCGTGGGAATCATCGGCTTCTGCCTCGGCGGCAGCATCGCCTATGCGGCCGCGACCAAGCTCACCGGATTGAAGGCGGCCGTCGGCTATTATGGCGGCGCCGTCGTGCGCTTCGCGGATGACAAGCCAGCCGTCCCGACGCAGCTGCATTTCGGCGAGAAGGACGCCGGCATTCCGCTGACCGATGTCGAGACCATCAAGGCCAAGCGCCCCGACGTCGAGATCTTCGTCTATCCCGGCGCCCAGCACGGCTTCGGCTGCGACGAGCGCGCGAGCTACGACAAGCCGAGCTCGGATCTGGCCTGGACGCGCAGCCTGGCGTTCTTCGCGCAGCATCTGCGCTGATCATTCTCCTTCGTCATTGCGAGGAGCGCAGCGACGAAGCGATCCAGGGCGTCACGCGCGACCCTGGATTGCTTCGGCTCGCTCGCAATGACGGTGGAGCGCCGCGACTCTCTAAGATCTGCAACAGTGTCGGGCGTCAACGACGTCTGCGAAATCAGAACCAGCGCTCGCCGACCTGGATCGTATCGCCGGGCCTCAGCGACGTGCCGAGCGGAACCTCGTAGCGCGCTGCGCCGCCGGCATCGGTATGCGTCAACGTGACGATGTCGCGCCGCGCCCGCGGCGAGAAGCCGCCGGCGATGGCGATGGCGCTCTCGACGGTCATGTTGGGCACGTAGGGATATTGGCCGGGCGCCTGCACCTCGCCGAGAATGAAGAACGGGCGATAGGCCTCGATCTCGACCGCGACCGAAGGCTCGCGGATGTAGCCGTTGCGCAGCTTCGCCATGATCTCTGCGGCGAGACCCGCGGTGGTGCGGCCTCGTGCCGGAACGCTGCCGATCAGCGGCATGGTGATCGAGCCGGACGCATCGATCGCATAGGTGTTGGTCAGGCCCTCCTGGCCGTAGACGACGACGCGAAGCTTGTCGCCGGCATCGAGATGGTACGCCTGCTCGGAGCGCGCAGGCGCATAGCCGACGGGCATGCCCGCGGCACCACGCGGGGCGGCGGCGAACGAGTTGCGCAGTGCGGGAATCGCTCCGCCCTGCCCGGTGGCGGCAACCGGGGCGGTCGAAGGAGTCCCGTAGGCCATGGCATCGAGGTCGCTCTGCGGCTGGCCAACGGCGACGGGGGACGTCGTGACGCAGCCCGACAGCAGGACCGTGAAGAGGATGGCAATGACCGGAACGAAATACGCGCGCACTCGAACAATCCCTGAGTGAGGATGTCCCCTAGTCATGCGCGGTTAAGGTTAACAAACCGTTGGCGCGTGTAGTCGGGACCGCGCGCAAGCA
Proteins encoded in this window:
- a CDS encoding dienelactone hydrolase family protein, whose protein sequence is MGQDIKLTASDGFQLGAYRADPSSASKGALVVIQEIFGVNHHIRNVCDRLAAEGYVAIAPAIFDRVEPNFTSGYSPDEIAVARKFVANPDWQAFLRDTQAAIAAVKDAGPVGIIGFCLGGSIAYAAATKLTGLKAAVGYYGGAVVRFADDKPAVPTQLHFGEKDAGIPLTDVETIKAKRPDVEIFVYPGAQHGFGCDERASYDKPSSDLAWTRSLAFFAQHLR
- a CDS encoding polysaccharide biosynthesis/export family protein; the encoded protein is MRAYFVPVIAILFTVLLSGCVTTSPVAVGQPQSDLDAMAYGTPSTAPVAATGQGGAIPALRNSFAAAPRGAAGMPVGYAPARSEQAYHLDAGDKLRVVVYGQEGLTNTYAIDASGSITMPLIGSVPARGRTTAGLAAEIMAKLRNGYIREPSVAVEIEAYRPFFILGEVQAPGQYPYVPNMTVESAIAIAGGFSPRARRDIVTLTHTDAGGAARYEVPLGTSLRPGDTIQVGERWF